A genomic window from Brevinematales bacterium includes:
- the sppA gene encoding signal peptide peptidase SppA: MENNKRPLIVLIVLFSLSLAAGIYLVVSSALTKSQSFGASGGMMKGPDTIAVVDIDSAISFGGGNASPFGQGSGMKQWIAQMKSVEDDPNVKAVILRINSPGGTVAATQEIYEAIKRLKNSGKKVVVSMGDIAASGGYYIACAADLIVANPGTLTGSIGVIMSGMDLSGIFQKFGIGYNVIKSGKFKDSLAFYRQMTPEEKALLQAVIMDSFRQFFNAVLEGRKMSEKQLAKIADGRIFTGQQAFAVGLVDELGDFHHAVDKAAELAGIAGKPNVVNLKQNMNNIMDMLSSLMGNVPPQKASVNLIPVADGLGIENSMSPVYYLYIH, encoded by the coding sequence ATGGAAAACAATAAACGCCCGCTAATTGTACTGATCGTACTTTTCTCTTTATCGCTTGCAGCGGGTATCTACCTGGTGGTCTCGTCGGCGTTAACAAAATCCCAGTCATTCGGCGCTAGCGGCGGGATGATGAAAGGCCCTGACACAATCGCGGTAGTGGATATCGATTCGGCCATCTCGTTCGGCGGCGGTAATGCATCGCCGTTCGGGCAGGGTTCCGGGATGAAGCAATGGATCGCGCAGATGAAGTCTGTGGAGGACGACCCGAATGTGAAAGCGGTCATCCTCAGGATAAATTCTCCCGGCGGAACTGTCGCCGCGACGCAGGAAATCTACGAAGCGATCAAGCGGCTGAAAAACAGCGGTAAGAAGGTGGTCGTCTCGATGGGCGATATTGCCGCATCGGGCGGGTATTATATCGCGTGCGCCGCCGACCTGATTGTCGCGAACCCCGGCACGCTGACCGGGAGTATCGGCGTCATTATGAGCGGAATGGACCTCAGCGGCATTTTTCAGAAATTCGGCATCGGGTATAATGTGATAAAAAGCGGGAAGTTCAAGGACAGTCTCGCGTTCTACCGCCAGATGACCCCGGAGGAAAAAGCCCTCCTGCAGGCGGTCATCATGGACTCGTTCCGCCAGTTCTTTAACGCCGTCCTCGAAGGGCGCAAGATGAGCGAGAAGCAACTCGCGAAGATCGCCGACGGGCGGATATTTACCGGCCAGCAGGCGTTTGCCGTCGGGCTTGTCGACGAACTCGGAGATTTCCATCATGCGGTGGATAAAGCCGCCGAATTGGCGGGCATAGCGGGTAAGCCCAATGTGGTCAACCTCAAGCAGAACATGAACAACATCATGGATATGTTATCGTCGCTGATGGGGAATGTTCCCCCGCAGAAAGCCTCGGTCAACCTGATACCCGTCGCGGACGGATTGGGGATCGAGAATAGTATGTCCCCGGTGTACTACCTATATATACATTAG